AGATAGAGCTGAACCAGTTGTTCAGTATAAAGCTTCTACTATAAAGGGTAGCTCTTTACTTGTAGGTAATAAAAAGGGAGAATTTAAAAAATATATAGAAGATTATATTAAAGGTAATGGAAGTATTTCAATAACTACAAAAGCTGGAATATTTAAAGTAAAGAAATAATTAATAACAAGTATTAAAGAAGCTTATATAGATTTTATTTAAACAAATTTATATAAGCTTCTTTAATATTAAAAAATATAAAGTTCAAATTCCGATATAATAACAAATGTTAATGACTATTTAGTGAGTTTATAATTATTGTTGTTATATTATACTATAAATGTTAAAATATACGAGAAATGTTTAGACACAGGGGGATAAAAAGTTGAGAATTTTAGGAATTATATTTAGTTCTAGAAAAAACGGAAATTGCTCAAGATGTGCACAATATTGTTTAGATAAATTTAAAATAGCTGGAAATACTGTTGAGCTTATAAATATATTTGATTTTAATATTCAAGGCTGTGGATTGTGCAATTATGATTGTTTTCATGGTAATGGTTGCTCCATAAAGGATGATACCTTGAAAGTATATGAAAAATGTTTTAATGCAGATAAAATAATTTTTGCTATACCTACCTATTGTGGTCATTTGTCTTCAGCGTATTTTAAATTTTGGGAAAGATCCCAAGGAGTTTTTAATGATAATCATAAGTATGAAAAGGACTTTCTTAGTAAAATTAATTTTATTGTAATAGGTAATCTTACATCTGGAGGAGATATGGCAGCTCATGAAGCACTATATAGTTTTGTAAACCGTAATTTTTACCCGGAGATAATAATACTATCTTCAAGGGAATATAATAAGAAATCTATAAATGGAGATTTATTGGATTCATTGGAAGTAGTGTATAAATTAGATAATTTTACTCAAAGGCTATTAAAAAATTAAAAAATCAATAAAAACATAATATAAATTCATAAATACAAATTAATAATTACCAATTAGAATCATATCTTAATGAATCTCTATGTTATGATCTTAATAGTTAAGGGTAAAATATAAGTTAAATGAAGGTAAAGAATAGAAGGAAAAAATGTAAATTTATAGAATGATTACGATATAGTGTATTTTCAAATTAAATGAACATTTTTATGATTTTATAATAATATAATATTGAATGGGAGTTATAATTATGAAAGAAAGGACTAGGGTAATTATTCAAGTAATTGGTTTTTCATTAATTCCTTCTATATTACAATTTTTGGCGACATCCGATAGCTGCTTAGATGATTTACAGAAAAGTAACATTATAGGTTCAAGTGTTAATATAGTATTAATGAAAAATGTTCTTCTTATATTGAGTATAATTCTATCTGCTATATTGCTTAGCATTAATTTAGCTTATGAAAAAATAGAAAATATAAAAGTTAGAAAACAAAGAGACTTGCTTATTAAATCAAATAAAGACATCTTTATAAAAGCTTTGTGTTCTCAGTTAGAGCTAGATTATTTAGATATGAATATAAGGATTTTTGTACCTTATAATGATAGATGTTATATTATAAAATCATTTTTTGCAAAATTGTTTAAAACAGATATTAAAAAGATATTTGTTATAAAGAATATTGAATATTTGTCAGAATCAAATGATATGAATGACTTGAAGTTTGAAGTATACCCTAATGCTCAAGGGTTGGTAGGTCAATGCTATAAAAATAAATCTATTATCTATGATGAGAATTTAAAGCATAAAAGTAAAACTAATTATAATTTGACACAGTATCAAAAAAATAAAATTTGTGATTTAGAATTTTCCCTATGTTCACCTATATTTAACTCTAATGATGATATTATTGCTATTGTGGAATTTGATAGCAATGAAAGAATTCCTATAACAAAAGCAAATAAAGACATATGGAAAATTTTTGTAACAAATTATTGTCAATTTATATATGATTATATTCCTGACTTGTTTAAATAAAGGAGTAGTTGAAATGAAAGTATTGGTAAAAAGAGCAAATAAAAGGATTAGTTCACAATCCAGAAAGAATTATATGGCGTGTTTAGGGAATATAGCTTTTCGTTTAGCACCTGTCCATAAAAATACCCAAATGTATAAAGTTGATGAGAAACTTATTGATGAAAAGGTTGCTTGTTCAAAATAGTATATTTTAGTAGTTAAATAATTAGTTTTAAAAAGCTAGTTTAGGTGTAAATAACCTTTACTAGCTTTTTTAGATTAATAAGTATTCTTCCTTGTTTGACACAAAATATACCAGCATCTTTGACTTGTTATTTATTTTCATGTACCTTAGTAAAGGAAAGAATAAAAAGATTTTTTGTATGTGGCAAAATTATGTAAGGGACTTGAAAATACTCAATTTTTCATTATATATTTTATTTAGAGGTTACAATATATAAATTAAATAAAGGAGTAACTTTTAATTGGTTAATTATGTTAAAATATCATAAAATAAGATATGAATATAGTACTTTGCAATTTTATAAAAAGGAATAGTAAAGTTTTAAAATAAGTACCTTTATATCATATAGAGTTTTTTTAGAAGAAATTATTACGATAACATAGCCAGTGAGGGGGTATAAAATGAGAAAGGCAGTTTTTTTAGATTTACAAGGGACTCTTGGGGGAGACGGTCTAGGTGATGTTGTGGATTTTTCTTTTTTCCCATTCTCAGTAAAAGCAATTAAAATGCTAAATGACTTTAATATGTTAGCTATTGTAGTAACTAATCAAAGTCATATTTCAAAAGGATATTTTACTTATGAAGAATTTAATAGGAAAATTAATGAATTAAAAGACGAATTGAAGCAAAAGGATGCTTATTTGGATGCTGTTTATTGTTGTCCTCATACAAAAGAAGATAAATGTAAATGTAAGAAGCCTTTACCAGGTATGATTTTAAAGGCACAAGAGGATTTTAATATAAATATTAAGGAGAGTTATGTTATAGGTGATATGGGCGCAGACGATATGCTATTAGCAGATTCTGTAGGAGCTAAGGGAATATTAGTTAGAACTGGAGTTGGAGAAGGTAGTTTAACTAATTTTAGAAATACATGGAAAGATGTTAAAGCAGAGTATATTGCAGATGATGTATTTGAAGCTGTTAAGTGGATTTTAGAAAAGGAAATTAAATAAAATAACTAAATAGGACACTGTCATTGTATTTAATGGCAGTGTTTTATTTTGTCATGGATAAATTTATTTAGAAACATTTGGACAAATAATTTTAAAATGTTTCAAAAAATGATATAGTAGATATAAATAATAATTTTTAAAGCATATAAAAGCATTCAAATTTAGCATTTAAATTTGTAATAAAAAATTTTCATATATTCGGAGGGTTAAATAGATATGGATATAAGATATAATTCTCCATCAGTAGAGGAATATATTTCTTTGAGGCTAAGAACTGGAATGGGAATTAAGGATTTATCAAAAACAGATATTGCTTTAAAAAACTCATTGTTTATTGTTTCTTTATGGGATGAGTGTAAATTAATTGGTTTTGGAAGAATTGTTGGTGATAAAGGCATAACTTATATTATTTCAGATGTTATGGTAGATCCAGATTACCAACGCAATGGTTTGGGAAAAGTAATTATGGGAGAAATCGATTCTTACTTAGATAAACATACAGATGAACATGCATATGTATGTTTAATTGCTAATAAACCTGCAGATAAACTATATTATCAATTTGGTTTTGATTACGTATCTCCAAATTCGTGTGGCATGAAAAGAAGGCAAAATGGAAAGTAGTATAAATAGAAAGGAAGTGAATATTTAGTGGATTGTGTATTTAAAATACACTGTTTCACTAAAAGTATATGAGAGATTTTGTTATTGTTACTGATTCCTGTTGTGATTTACCAGAAGAATATATAAAGAATAATAATATACCATATGTGCCATTAACCTATAGATTTAAAGGAAGAGAATACCTAGATGATTTTGGTGCAAGTCTAAATTACAAAGAATTTTATCAGGGAATGAAAAGTGGTGAAATTCCTCAAACTTCACAGGCAAATCCAGATGCTTTTTATAAAGTTTTTGAAGAGATATTAAGGGAAGGTAAGGATATAATATATGTGGGTGTATCTTCAGGACTTAGTGGCACCCACAATAGTTCTAATATAGCAAAGGAAATGTTAGAGGATGAATATAAGGATGCTAAAATTGCTATTATAGATGTGTTAACCGCATCTTTAGGGCAAGGTCTTATGGTTATAAAAGCTATGGAGATGAGGAAAAAAGGAGATAGCTTTGAACAAATTGTTAACTATTTAGAAGAGAATAAAATGAATTTAAATACTTACATAACTGTTAATGATTTAAACCATTTAAAAAGAGGGGGTAGAATTTCTTCAGCAGCAGCACTCTTTGGCACTGTGCTTCATATTAAACCTGTGCTTACATTAAATAATGAAGGAAGGGTTATTCCGGTTATAAAGGTAAAGGGAAGAAAAAATGCTATTGGGAAGCTAGCGGAGTTTGTTCACAATAAGCTGGAAAATTCAGAAGAACAGATTATAACTATTTGTCATGGTGATGCTCAGTCTGAAGCTGAAAGGCTAAAGGAACTTATTTTAAAAGAATTTAAAGTTAAAGAAGTTATTATAAATCACATAGGACCAGTAGTTGGTACTTTTGGAGGTCCGGGAGCTCTCGCGGTATTTTTCATAGGAAAGCATAGACAAAATCATGTTATTGATATAGATATATAGTATAAAAAATTATGTATAAATAAGATTTAATTTAAAGCTAGATGAATCTTCTAATTTTTATTGGTAATAAGTTATCTTCTTAATAAAGTTCTTCAGAAGATAAAAAATATTTGATCCTTATTAAATGAGAAAGCAAATGGAGTATAGTTAATATAAATCCACTTGCTTTTTATGCTATAAGTTCTATTTATTTTCTAAAGACTTTTTAAGTTCAAAAATTCTTTTGTTAAGTAGTGGATGAAGTGCATAAGGAGCTATTTCATTTAGGGGTTCTAATACAAACATCCTATCCTGCATTAAAGGATGAGGAATTATAATTTCTTCTCTTGAACAAATTAAGTTGTCATATAATAAAATGTCTAAATCAATAGTTCTAGGTCCCCATTTTATTACACGCTCTCTTTTTAATTCCCTTTCAATGCTTAGTAGGACTTTCATAAGCTTTTCTGGTGTAAGAAGGGTTTCAACAGAAATAGCACAGTTTAAAAAGTCATCCTGTTCTAGATATCCAAAAGGCTTGGTAGTGTAAAAATTTGAAGTTTTAATTACTTTTGTAAAAGGAGAATTATTTATCATATTTATAGCATCATTTAAATTCTTATTTTTATCTCCCATATTTGAACCAAGACCAATATAGGATATATGCTTACATCTATCCACTTCTACTGCAACATATTTAATAGGCTTTCCTATAGGAGCCCAGGGTTTTTTTATTTTTAATTTGATTCTATGAATAGTAGAATATTTTAAAAGAATATGCCCAGTCACTTCTTCGGCGGCCTTTTCTATTAAATTGAAAGTATTCTTTTTTAATATATCCTCAATTTCATTGCACAAAAGTCCATAATTTATAGTTTGGTTTAAATCATCATTTAAACCAGCTTCTTGTAAATTTAAAGATATTTCCGCTGAAATTAGAAATTTTTGACCTAGTTTTTTTTCTTCTGGATATACGCCATGATTAGAGAATACTTCTAAATCTTCAATATAAATTTTGTCCATATTATCACCACTTCTAAAATATTATTTACTGCATTTAATAATTGCATCTGTCATAATAGCTGCTCTTGAGTTTTCTTTAACATCATGAACTCTTATAAAACTACAACCCCTCATTATACCTATAACTGTTGTTGCAATGGTTCCTTCAACTCTTTCATTTACGGGTAAATCTAACACTAAACCTATAGTGGATTTTCTTGAGGTTCCTAAAAGTATAGGGTAGCCGAGAGTCTGCAGTTTTTCAAGTTCATTCATGATTTGTAGATTGTGTTCTGGAGTTTTGGCAAAACCGAAACCAGGGTCTAATATTATATTTTCTTTCTTAACACCTGCATTTAAAGCTATATTTACACTTTCTCTTAGATCATTTAAGACATCTTCAATAAAGTTATTGTAGTTTTTGTTATTTCTATTATGCATTAAGCAACAAGCTACATTGTATTTGGCAGCTACCTTAGCCATATTTTTATCTTCTTTAAATCCCCAAACGTCATTTATAAGAGAAGCACCTGCTTTAATAGCAAGTTCAGCTACTTTGCTTTTATATGTATCTATAGATATAGGTATATCTATTTCCTTAGATAGTGCCTCAATTATAGGAATTACTCTATGAATTTCTTTTTCTTCGCTTACAGGAGTGTGGTTTGGCCTTGTAGACTCTCCACCTATGTCTATAATGTGAGCGCCATCTTTTATCATTTCTTTAGCGTGTTTAATAGCTTTTTCCACATTATTAAAATTGCCACCATCAGAGAAAGAATCAGGAGTTACATTTAATATACCCATTATATAAGTTTGTTTTCCTAATTCAAAAATTTTATTTCCTATTTCCATAAATTCTACCCCCAGTAATTAAGCTATTTTTCAATATTAGCTTAATAGATTTTTAAAATTATATAAATTAATTTTAATATTTTATATTTAAATTTTTCTTTTCATCTGACCAATTACATTGTTTTTGTGCAGAACACTTGAAGCATGCTCTAGATAATTTATCACTTCTATAAAGAAGTTCACTTAAGGAATTCTTTTCATTTTCTTTATTTCTATGATTTTTAATAGCTTCTAAAATTTCTTCTATCTCTTTTTCATTAAAATAACAGTGTTTTAAAATTTCTTGTGATAAATTTGCAGAAGCAATTTCATGTGGTATATTAGATTCGTATTGTTGCCATCTTCCGATATCATGGAGCAAACCACAGGCATAAATTATTTCTTTATCAAAAGAAAATTTATTTTCAAGGTTAATTATGTACATAATGCGAGAGACATCCATAAAATGCTGCATATCATGATGACACAACTCTCTATTTATTTCTAATTCATTAATCTTGTCTATATATTCTATGTATTTTCCATTATTTATAATTCTATTTATTCTATTCATAATTCATATACCTTCTACAGACTAATCATATTTAAAA
The DNA window shown above is from Haloimpatiens massiliensis and carries:
- a CDS encoding D-glycero-alpha-D-manno-heptose-1,7-bisphosphate 7-phosphatase — protein: MRKAVFLDLQGTLGGDGLGDVVDFSFFPFSVKAIKMLNDFNMLAIVVTNQSHISKGYFTYEEFNRKINELKDELKQKDAYLDAVYCCPHTKEDKCKCKKPLPGMILKAQEDFNINIKESYVIGDMGADDMLLADSVGAKGILVRTGVGEGSLTNFRNTWKDVKAEYIADDVFEAVKWILEKEIK
- a CDS encoding HD domain-containing protein, with translation MNRINRIINNGKYIEYIDKINELEINRELCHHDMQHFMDVSRIMYIINLENKFSFDKEIIYACGLLHDIGRWQQYESNIPHEIASANLSQEILKHCYFNEKEIEEILEAIKNHRNKENEKNSLSELLYRSDKLSRACFKCSAQKQCNWSDEKKNLNIKY
- a CDS encoding GNAT family N-acetyltransferase; its protein translation is MDIRYNSPSVEEYISLRLRTGMGIKDLSKTDIALKNSLFIVSLWDECKLIGFGRIVGDKGITYIISDVMVDPDYQRNGLGKVIMGEIDSYLDKHTDEHAYVCLIANKPADKLYYQFGFDYVSPNSCGMKRRQNGK
- the folP gene encoding dihydropteroate synthase, whose product is MEIGNKIFELGKQTYIMGILNVTPDSFSDGGNFNNVEKAIKHAKEMIKDGAHIIDIGGESTRPNHTPVSEEKEIHRVIPIIEALSKEIDIPISIDTYKSKVAELAIKAGASLINDVWGFKEDKNMAKVAAKYNVACCLMHNRNNKNYNNFIEDVLNDLRESVNIALNAGVKKENIILDPGFGFAKTPEHNLQIMNELEKLQTLGYPILLGTSRKSTIGLVLDLPVNERVEGTIATTVIGIMRGCSFIRVHDVKENSRAAIMTDAIIKCSK
- a CDS encoding flavodoxin family protein: MRILGIIFSSRKNGNCSRCAQYCLDKFKIAGNTVELINIFDFNIQGCGLCNYDCFHGNGCSIKDDTLKVYEKCFNADKIIFAIPTYCGHLSSAYFKFWERSQGVFNDNHKYEKDFLSKINFIVIGNLTSGGDMAAHEALYSFVNRNFYPEIIILSSREYNKKSINGDLLDSLEVVYKLDNFTQRLLKN
- the folK gene encoding 2-amino-4-hydroxy-6-hydroxymethyldihydropteridine diphosphokinase — its product is MDKIYIEDLEVFSNHGVYPEEKKLGQKFLISAEISLNLQEAGLNDDLNQTINYGLLCNEIEDILKKNTFNLIEKAAEEVTGHILLKYSTIHRIKLKIKKPWAPIGKPIKYVAVEVDRCKHISYIGLGSNMGDKNKNLNDAINMINNSPFTKVIKTSNFYTTKPFGYLEQDDFLNCAISVETLLTPEKLMKVLLSIERELKRERVIKWGPRTIDLDILLYDNLICSREEIIIPHPLMQDRMFVLEPLNEIAPYALHPLLNKRIFELKKSLENK
- a CDS encoding DegV family protein, translated to MRDFVIVTDSCCDLPEEYIKNNNIPYVPLTYRFKGREYLDDFGASLNYKEFYQGMKSGEIPQTSQANPDAFYKVFEEILREGKDIIYVGVSSGLSGTHNSSNIAKEMLEDEYKDAKIAIIDVLTASLGQGLMVIKAMEMRKKGDSFEQIVNYLEENKMNLNTYITVNDLNHLKRGGRISSAAALFGTVLHIKPVLTLNNEGRVIPVIKVKGRKNAIGKLAEFVHNKLENSEEQIITICHGDAQSEAERLKELILKEFKVKEVIINHIGPVVGTFGGPGALAVFFIGKHRQNHVIDIDI